The DNA segment TTGTCCGTTCTTGCACAAGAACCTTGGTGGGTATACGCTGTTATGCTTGGTGTTGTAATTAGTGGGTACTTTAGCCTTAAATATCTTCTTGAAGATAAACGACAAGAGCAAGCATGGATTGAGCAAGAGGGTCACGTGTACATGGAACGTTTAGAAGAAGCAAGACAAAAGAAAGAAAGTAAATCATAATGAAAAAAGGATGCCATCGCGGCATCCTTTTTTTCGTTATTAACCTTGTGCTTCTTCTTCCTCTTCTTCAACAGGCTCCTCATCTGTTTGCTCAAAAGGAACTAAAAGATCTTCATAACGCGAATCCTCAATTTTAATATCCGATTCTTTTACAAGATCTGAGAAGACTTCAGATGGTGATTTTGACTTTTGTTGAATTAACGTTTCTTCAATATCGTCCGCATAATCCTCATACGAATCACGGCGCTCCAACACTTGAATGATATGGTAACCAAATTCAGATTGTACAGGCTCACTGATTTCATCAATATCTAAAGAGAAGGCTACTTCGTCAAATTCAGGAACCATTTGACCTTCACCGAAAAATCCAAGGTCTCCACCATTTGCTGCAGATCCAGGGTCTGTTGAATTCTCTTCAGCCAGCTCAGCAAAGTCAGCACCATCGTCGAGTTGAGCTTTAAGATCATTTGCCTCATCCTCATCTTCTACTAAGATGTGACGCGCGTGAACTTGTGTAGGATAGCTCTCTGCTTGATCCTCGTACAATTGTTGCTTTTCTTCTTCAGTTACTTCTACACCTTCAGCCGTAAGCTTTTCAACAACAAGCTGAGGCTTAATGAACTCGTTAACGAGATCTTCTTTTGATTCAAGATTGACTTGGCCTTGGAGTTGAGCCGTAATCGCATTTAATAAATCTTCATCAGATTCTACGCCAAAGTTTTCTTTAAACTCATCGATCTCTTGGTCAATTTCCTCATCCGTTACACCAATGTCGTCTGCTTTATCATTTAATAGCTTTAGTTGAATTAGAGAAAGTAAATTTTGTTCGCCAGCTGTCTCTTTTAGTGATTCAACGAACTCTGCCTCAGTGATATCTGTACCATTCACCGTAACTACGGCATCTTCTGGGGCAGCTTCATTATTACAAGCTGAAAAAACCGCAATACTTGCTAATCCTGCAATCGCTACAATTGTTTTTTTCATTACGTACACTCCTCAAAGTTGTAATCTCATCACTATGGCTAACTTGTCCAACTTTATCAGCCATCAACACAACCCTTACTATACCATATTGAGGATATGAATAGAAAGTCATTCCAAAAAAACGATATTGGGCAAAAAAGGCTTTAGCCCAGTACCAATTATGTAGTAGTGCATAGTATACATTAACAAAGCGCATGAAGGTCATTTACTTCATGATGCTTTCTAAAGAATAAAGGAGGCGTTCATTATGTCTGGTTACAATAATGGTTTTGCGTTAATCGTGGTGCTATTTATTCTTTTAGTGATCATTGGAGCTTCATGGGTATACTAAGTTAGAAATCTAGAAAAGGTGAGGGGTTGCCCCCTCACCTTTTTAAGTGAAAAACAGTTTTACATACGTAGATGTCAAAAGAATCGTTAGACATATATTTGTTACGCGAAACACTTTCGCCTGTTTTTCGGTCGGAACTTCTCTTCTTGCACAGAACGCATCTGCCATCGTGTTAATGATGTAAAGAATAAAGACCGCAAACATAATAAGAGGGAAGAGCATAAGACTGCCTCCTGTTAACCTTGTATTATCTAAACTTTATCAAAAAAATAAAGAAAAAGATAGAAAAACGATCAAACTTCTCTAGTTTTCTATTACCCAATGCATTTGGACAAACCTTTACACGGAGTCCAAACTACCCGTATCATAAAAGGGGAAGGGTGGTTGAAGTGATGATTAGGAATAAATGGAAAGTAGCGTTTATCGTTTTAGCTGTAGTGGTTCTTCTTGCTATTATTGCATTGTTTGTTACGTTAAGAACCATTTTACCTGAGGCCGAAAACGTGCCTTATACTGAAAATGTGCTAACAAATGAGGAAGGTCTCGTGGAAATTCATTCGACGAAAGCACAACTAAATGAGTTCATATTAGAAGCAACAAGTGATCAAGACGAAACACCTTACACAGTTGAACTCTTATCAGACACCGTTGAATTCCAGTCAACATTTCGTTTTTTAGGACAATCAATCCCGATTACCATTAACTTTGATCCTGAGGTAGCAGAGAATGGTGATTTACTTCTTCAGGCAGAGTCGCTTTCATTTGGGTTCCTATCCATTCCAACAGAACAAGCCATGCAGCTGGTAAAAAATCACACAGAGTTACCTGAGTGGATTGTCGTGCATCCATCTGAGTCGTTCATTGAAGTTCAGCTAACAAATGCACGATTGGATGATCTGTATTCATTTAGAGTCATTGACTTTGATTTAGCTCGTGATGAAATTCAAGTAGAAATGTTTATAAACAGGGATTAGATAGAGGGGCTAGAAACAATCGAATCGTTTGTTTCTAGCCTATAGTTTGTTACGAAGATTTTGATATGTCCTCTTGATCATTATCTGATAATGATTTGATACAAAGATGCCCATCTTCTTCATTTAGGCAATCCTCAAACTTGAGGAGGGAACTCTCAAATCGATCAACAAAGTCACTTCCGTACACATGACGCACAATACTAAGAAGCTCAGAGAATTCAGGGAACTTCCCGTACAGCTCTTTAATGGGTAATGCGCCACCGTATACACTGTACGTATGTTCATCGTAGCTCCGAAAGGTTTCAAGCAATAATTCTTTTCCTTCATCCGTCAAATAAATATACGTATTTCTTTTATCATTTTCTTTTTTTGAAAAGGCGAGAAGACCACGAGCTTCAAGCTTTTTTGAAAAGTTAAAAGCAGTGGAGACGTGCATAACGCCGAAATTAGCTATGTCTGTAATGGAAGCCCCATCTAACTGATAAGAAATCCAAAGAATGTGGTGTTCGTTCAAGTTCAAGTTAAAAGGCTTAATCCA comes from the Alkalihalobacillus sp. FSL W8-0930 genome and includes:
- a CDS encoding sporulation YhaL family protein, translated to MSEQLKQKLAIAFLVVLIIVFIATQTNVLSVLAQEPWWVYAVMLGVVISGYFSLKYLLEDKRQEQAWIEQEGHVYMERLEEARQKKESKS
- a CDS encoding peptidylprolyl isomerase, which produces MKKTIVAIAGLASIAVFSACNNEAAPEDAVVTVNGTDITEAEFVESLKETAGEQNLLSLIQLKLLNDKADDIGVTDEEIDQEIDEFKENFGVESDEDLLNAITAQLQGQVNLESKEDLVNEFIKPQLVVEKLTAEGVEVTEEEKQQLYEDQAESYPTQVHARHILVEDEDEANDLKAQLDDGADFAELAEENSTDPGSAANGGDLGFFGEGQMVPEFDEVAFSLDIDEISEPVQSEFGYHIIQVLERRDSYEDYADDIEETLIQQKSKSPSEVFSDLVKESDIKIEDSRYEDLLVPFEQTDEEPVEEEEEEAQG
- a CDS encoding YjcZ family sporulation protein, whose amino-acid sequence is MSGYNNGFALIVVLFILLVIIGASWVY
- a CDS encoding YpmS family protein, whose product is MIRNKWKVAFIVLAVVVLLAIIALFVTLRTILPEAENVPYTENVLTNEEGLVEIHSTKAQLNEFILEATSDQDETPYTVELLSDTVEFQSTFRFLGQSIPITINFDPEVAENGDLLLQAESLSFGFLSIPTEQAMQLVKNHTELPEWIVVHPSESFIEVQLTNARLDDLYSFRVIDFDLARDEIQVEMFINRD
- a CDS encoding HTH-type transcriptional regulator Hpr, whose protein sequence is MEHQTPHSLKQSVMFSHRLAQLSKALWKSVEKDWQAWIKPFNLNLNEHHILWISYQLDGASITDIANFGVMHVSTAFNFSKKLEARGLLAFSKKENDKRNTYIYLTDEGKELLLETFRSYDEHTYSVYGGALPIKELYGKFPEFSELLSIVRHVYGSDFVDRFESSLLKFEDCLNEEDGHLCIKSLSDNDQEDISKSS